The Triticum urartu cultivar G1812 unplaced genomic scaffold, Tu2.1 TuUngrouped_contig_9206, whole genome shotgun sequence genomic interval CAAGTCCCCCCCCCGCGTCAACAGACTCCCGcccctccaagtccaccaacgcgtcagaccactcctcctcctccaagtcaggcacagcgtcaggccactcctcctcctccaactcagccacgtcagccgtctccgccgctacgagtcgaggtagtacaggaggtacaggcggaggcaagcgatataaatatggtccaagcctcgatCCTCTTATTGAGAGGCCTTACGACATGACCGAGGAGCAAAACACAGCCATAGTGCAGGCCCAAGTGGATGCctattttggaccgaaaccggcactgccgccaagggagaaagtgcctgaggaaaagattgaccacttcgttcgtatggctagaccaccagctcccaagcctgttgactcGGACTATGAGCACCCAATCAGGAAGGCACATCGAGCACGACTACAAAATGagtcgagctcgagctcgagccaagcagctggcaaaaaatgcggtaaaaccgttccccggCTAGGAGAACAGACGGCGCAgtcgatccccccgcttgttgtgccaacaacacatgagagtaccTCCGCCCTATATAGATGTGGGCAAACCGTTTACGTTCTCTAGCTGGGCAAtctggtaataaccgaggagcatataatgcaggctcaAAGCCTCAatatcactgttggacaactcctcgagatcgagcccatgtctccgctaagagaggaggaaataaaacggaaatatgtccgcggccaacctttggtcgagcccgAGGAGGTCAACAatctcccaacgagaatgtatgaattgcatgattggtacatgaaaattACCAAGagttccaatcgagagtccctcatggtgaaggTTAAGGAAGAGCATTACTTCCATAAGCTAGCTCTGTGCGTTGAGTATTTAGAACTATTTCAGTTATTCAATCAAgatgcactcgacaaatctctcgtcagttgctattgtctgtcaatctcccaacgagaatgtatgaattgcatgattggtacatgaaaattACCAAGagttccaatcgagagtccctcatggtgaaggTTAAGGAAGAGCATTACTTCCATAAGCTAGCTCTGTGCGTTGAGTATTTAGAACTATTTCAGTTATTCAATCAAgatgcactcgacaaatctctcgtcagttgctattgtctgtaagtgatttctttctgtaatttaagtctcaagctagatTTAGTGCTCATTGATCGATcgttacctgtaattatcctcactatattcttttttgtggtattatgtaggatgaagatgtatgaaatgaaaaagctggacgctatggcattgggttcattgacccaaatatcATTAATGAAAAGACATGGACATATGATCATTGTAAACAAGATGTAGAGAATAaaatgctagagttcttgaagcgcctcaatagaaatgaagatatactacttccttacaacttcaggtgagtcacactgtcttgtagctagtacaaattctgttttttgcttactagctagctagatgTTAATAATTAAGTGTGTAGGATTTAGGGTAGTTGATTAGTGTTATGcacatgcccgcttaattaagacatgcaaacgtgtgcgCATGCAGTTACCACTGGGTCTTGTTAGACATTAAAGTTGAAAAAGGAAAAGTTGaagtactggactcactacttaagaaagaAAGTGACTTCACCATCATGAAGGGGATACTcgacaggtaatttcaatcattatcaACTATATCctggcctatttagttcgtcatttcctgatatcaactctatttaataacccctttattatttttctttgccggcgggcagggcttgggaaAAGTTCATCAAGGTGACTCCAGGAAAATGGCAAAAAAAGCGGTtgtggtatcgacccaaggtcagtaattaagtagtactaactagctaccatctctttaattcttggttcaataccattaattaattatcatgcttgattaattattatctgattaaattctattctcgtaaaggccctgaagcaggcgccggggactgatgtgtgtgcatactacgttttcgagaacattcgcatgatggcgtccgaaagaagcaaatctcaaagacaggaatgggtacgtttgccagaacactattcacaatttctacatgattatcgatatctagtcacacaactaatacacatgcatattgaactccttcttaacagttcaaagaggtgcgggacaagctcctagcaaCGGAGCGCATACGatcacttcaagaggaaatagcgagATTTTTGCTCggccaggtcatagatcccaaaggagaatactattacccactaccgcccccatgaaccactccaaattgtcatcgtgctccgaaggcaccaaggcaacatgtaggagaaattgtatatatatacatgtgtatgtgtataatggtggttgtgagacattcgatgatcgGTTCTAagagaaattctatttatatatatgcataacgtgtacaatatgtagtatcataaaataccagaaaacaaaaaagaattaaatggaaaacacaaaactaaaggaaaaataaaaactAAAACCAAAACAACCCAAATAttttagtaccagttggtgttACCAATCgatactaaagggctccctgcccctggcgctggctcgtgccacgtggtggccCTTTAGCGGCGGTTCGTgcagaaccggtactaaaggagggacctttagtccccactctttagtgccggttgcagaaccggcactaaaggcccttacgaaccggtgatacatcccggttctgcactagtgcacACTCACGTGCGCGCACACACAATACCTACTGAGGACTGGAGTTGCGGAGCTTCAAGATTGACAAAGTCACTACATGCACCTTTTTATTGACAAGAACATCGCCTCCTACTAGAAGAATAATTTGCATTAATGCGACATCAGAATGTCAAACCTGGGGTTTGATCCGTGGTGGGATGGGGTACCACCATGGGAGGACACAAGCATTGGgcactgatatgtctccaacgtatttataatttatGAAGTACTCATGCCATGTTAGCAATAATTTTATATGGCTTTGGTGCACTTTTATATGACTTTTATAAGATTTTCATGGACTAGCATATTACCTAGTGCcgagtgccagttgttgttttctgcttgtttttggtTTTTCAGAAAATccataccaaacgaagtccaaacacaacgaaactttttgacgattttttttgGAACATAAGAGACCCCCGAAGTTTCGTGGGAGGATCAGAAGACCCACGAGGAAGTGACAGGGCAACCCGGCGAGCCTAGGGGTGGCCGCACCGAGATACATTGTGGGCCCCTCGTAACTCCGTTTCACATGATTTCAACTTTGAAAATTCTTATAAATAGGGAAACACCCAGAAATAAAACTAGAACTTTGACTCTGCCTCCGCAAGCCTCTTTTCCGAAGAGATCCCATCCGGAGGCCTTTACCGGCACCCttccagagggggaaatcatcattggaggccatgttcatcatcccagtggtctccatgacaaggagggagtagttcacccctGGGGCTGAGGCTATGTACTAGtggctatgtgtttgatctctctctctctcccgtgttcttgatccgacatgatcttgatgtaaccatgggctttgttaatatagtcagatcatatggtgttttccctctctctatcttgttgtgtgAATTGAGTCTTTTCCTTTGAGGTTTCattattatcggattgaatattttggatttgagaacacttgatgtatgtcttgcatgtggatacccgtggtgacaatgggtgttctgttgattcacttgatatatgttttgacAATCGACTTGCGGATTCCCGCAGTGACATTAGGGTAATCTAGGCATAGAggttgatgcatgttttcgtcctagtttctccggtagaaactttggggtactgtttgaagttctttgtgttggattgaatattatgaatctgaagttgtttgatgcatatcgtataattgactcatggatacttgtggtgacattggagtatctaggtgacgtTAGAGTtgattgatgtgtatcatatggtatTATTTTAGTATgcactctagggctgtttgtgacacttatagaaatagctcaatagattgatcggaaaggataactttgaggtggtttacTACCTACAACAatttcttctttttgttctcctCTATTGATAAAAACTTTGGAGTGTTTCTTTGTTGCACATTGAGGGATGTTGATATGATTTAattatgttagcattgttgagagattgcactagtgaaattttgaaccctaggccttgtttccaagcattgcaatacccgattgtgctccattttatcacttgctaccttgctgtttttatattttagattacaaaaacctatatctagtatccatattacacttgtatcatcatctcttcaccgaactagtgcacttatataatttaccattgtatttggtgtgttggatacacaagtgctttcttgtatttgattgcagggttgtttgagagagaccatcttcattctacgcctcccacggattgataaaccttaggtcatccacttgagtgaaatttgttgttgtcctacaaaactctgcgcttgaaggctcaacatgagtctacaagaataagttgtgtagtagacatcaggcacATCAGGCCGTTGGCCGAGTCATGAGGCTAAAATACTTCACACTATGGAACTTACTGTAAAATAATACTGCAGGCATGATGCTTCAAGGCGGCCCAAGGCCCGATGTGGGCTTCATTCTGCCACACGCTACCAGAACggtcctaaccatccaaccacttATTGGTTAAGCATAGAGTTGTTGCATTGCAAGTATAAAACATCATTGGTACAAAGATAAGGGTTGCAGACTTGCAGTAAGAAGTTAAAGTTATCACTCAGCAAAGAGAAATTGTATCATATTCTTCCTAATGAGGAGGTACAATTTACTACTATTAGAAACTCAAATTATGCGATAGTGCTACAATATATGACAACCCGACATACCTTCATCATCAACAAAAATTGTTAATACTTATTAGGGCAGGTTAATGAACATTGGCCAGCATCCTGGCATATATACCTGAAGCATGCTATCAAGATGAAAGTTCACATTCAGATATCATTCTCTACACACATTAGTGCATTCTCAAGCGTTGATTAGGTAGGCTCGGCCAATGATAGACGATCAATAAGTGGCTTTGTTGAGTTCCTTAGTTAGAGTTGATCTTGTAGAGCTCAGGCACACAACAGACAATGTCTCGATCAAGTACCAAAGCAAAGTACATGGCGCTCAATAGTGCTATTTTTTATATTATTTGGTTACAGTACTTTCTTGGACAACTCAGTGTGTATCGGGAGGAAGCACCAGCAATTCTGCGTGATTATGTTGAGGTGACATATCTATCCGCTACCCCGGTGCTCCATGCAAGGACTAAGCACATAGAGGTGAATTTTACTCTGTCTAAGAACACGTGGCACACTGGCACGTAAAGCTTTGGAAATTGGATTCATTTCTCGCAAGATCAGCTAGATGATGGTCTATCTAAGTCAGTGAGTGGTGGGCATAGACCAACCAAGAGCATTGTTTCACAATCCTAGACTTTTATAAGGTTGTGTTGAGGGTAGAGTTAGAGATAATAAGTTCTAGTTTGAAATATGATCCCATGCTAACACGATCCGTGTTTTGAACTTGTGATAGGCTGTCAGGAAAAAAATGTGTTGTATCCGTCATGATTATAACCCTAGATATGTCCTCTACTAGTGATCTCTTGACCTGCAAGTTTGTTCGGCAATATAAAGCATGACCAACATCACGATAAGATGTTTGGATCCAACTCATTGTTCCATCTAAACTTTCAAGGGGTAATGAAAGATTCCATTTTCTTAAAAAAAAATGGGCAAACGGAACTTGCTAGACCTAATTTGAAGGGAGCGAGTCCAAAATCCAATGAACATAAATTCAACACAACACAATTACATTACTTATTCAGTCTTGCATCAAAAGTATGCATCATTCATCATTATGCAAGTTAAGTAGTAGTCAACTATTAACAAGGAATCAGTTATCCTTGTAAGAAAAGCAGAAAACTTCACAGACAATTCACTAACTAACACAACATCACTACTGCCCTCACCAACGATTCACCAACCAACAACAAATGAAAGCACTATCACCAACACAAAAGCATTAACAATATCAATCAACATTGGCATCATTTGCAGGGATGACATAGACCACCATGGTACTCTGATTGCTCAATAGTTCAAAGAGGCAGATATCACCCATCTTCAGGTTGTTGCCTTGCACAAACTGTTTCCATCCATGTTTGAGCTTTTTGTCGCCACGGTTGTTTGGAAACCGCACTTGCCACTTCACACCAAGCAGCTCAAGATGCATCCGTGCCTCCTCTCCAAGATACTTCTGAGCATAGTAGTTGGGGAAAGTCTACTTATAGATGTGAACAAAATAGTTACTTGATAATGGCATGAATTAGTCTATGTAGAATAACATTTCAACTGCTTCCTACAAGGATTGGTTTACACTTCACACAAACACCTACATGATCGAAGCAGATCACACATTAGAAAAAtagaactcaccagaaagaatggTGACTCCACATTGCACTTGTACATCACAGCAACAAAGATGGAGATCTTTGACTCAAGAGATTGGACCTTCTGTTTCACCACGTCCTTCTGAGCTAAAGTTAGCTTGGTCTTGTGTGCGGTAATGTAACCGTCCCTCAATTGCTCCTTCTGAGATGAAGATAGCTTAGCCTTCCTCTTGACAATGTTGCTAGAAACGGGCACATCACGTACTCCCTGGCCATGTTCAGAGGATAAAGAACCTCCTGTGCAAAGAAAAAGAGAACTACTGAATATAGACAGCTATAAAAATATGAGAATGATTTGCAAGGGAAGATATATCTATAATCTTAACTGAGACCAGATGACTCGGAGGGGGGAGTATTTATTGCAGCCCTGCTGCCTTGACATGACTTGTCCATTTCCAGTTGGGCACGCCACTGCCCTTCGATTGGCGGTGATTCCACTGGGAGCCCATTCACTATGATAAATGGCTGCCTTTGCATAGGCTGAGGATAAAAATGGGAACTTTTCACTATATTAGTACCGTAGGGACGCCTTTCTTGAACAGGAGGCGGAACGGGGTCTACAATAACTGATAATGCCTTCTCGCAGCCATGTTTATCGAAGATTATGACACTAAATTGGGAGTTGCCATTGTATATGAGTACTATGGTGTCACCCGTCTGTAGCCCAAAGGTTTCGACGAACTTCCCCCATCCCACTGAAAAGACAAGCTTTTGATTATAGCATATATCTAGTTTGTTCTCGGTGACTCCAATTTTGTTGCTGCGACGATTTTGTGTTTCAAGTTTGATCTCTCTTGGGAACTCGCCCTTGAAACGCTGAAGAATTCCTTCTGGGATGACCTGGAGAAAAAGAACCAATATTTTTTTAGTTTGAATGGATTGTAAACAGGATAAAAAAGATAATCTCTATAATGAAAGCCTATTTGACGGTTCGGTATCCGACTACATAACATATAGCAAGGAAAATACAGAAGGCTTGTATAGACTATGGTATCAAAGGAAAAATGTGAAAACCAAAAAGCCCGGTATCTTTGAATATGAGGAAATTTTGTGCAAACTAGCATACCTGAATTAATGTGCTACCATGCTGGACTCAATCCAAGCAGCAAATTAATAGCAGACATTGAGcacattttgaaaaaaaatagtACACATAGTTTGTGCATGTCTCCAAAGTCTACAGCAATAAATATATCCACATAATTTAAACTAGGAAGTAGAAAATCATTGGTCTATGAAAGAAAACAACAAATTTACTGACAAAGGGAGTTAGTAATATATCTGAATATGAATTTACCATCTCATATTGAAAATCGCCCATCATAAGCATCAAGAAATATTTATTTTCATTATCCAAGTTCGCGTAGTGATATTCAAGCCAGTTGTTGCATCTTCCACATTGCACATCCATCTTTTCAGAAGACCTGCAGTGCAAAAGCCATTTGAATTGAAATTTTGTACCAGGAAATGAAGCCATGAATAATAAAGACTAGTACTTCACCCGATTTCATGCGCCTCGTTGCCCCTGTCTTGGACACGAGGTATAAAAGGATCCAGAACAACCGATGAGGCCTTTTCACGACCAAGTTTATCAAAGATTATGACATTAAACTGACTGTTTCCTTTGTATCTGAACATTAAGAGATCACCAATCTGTAGATCATAGTTTGCAACAAATTGCCTCCAACCCACTGTAAAGATACGCTTTTCTTCGATCTTGGCGACCACAATAGCATGATTGTCGCCATTTCGTGTTTCTAGCTTGATCTCCCCTAGGATGTCCCTTTTGAAACGCCGCACAAGTTCTTCTGGGATTATCTACAGGAAGAAATAACAGCAACAAAAAGTTTGGTCAGACTGTTTATTCGCAAGACACACTAGCTATAATCATGTTGTATATATGCATTGCTTTTATGTAAACTAACTACTTCAATGTTCCGATATCATTTTGGTACTCTATATAGAATAGTCCGCCCCTCAACGAACGCATTAAAAGAATGGCACTGGTCTTACCAAACCAAAAACCACTCTGGATTGATAGTAGAAACATCACTGGTCAAGTGGTCTTACAAAAACAAATGGCACGGTAAGAATGGAACTGTATTCAAGTGTTACCACTTACCATCTCATCACGGAAATCACCAATCAGAAGCACCAAGAAATATTTCTTCTCATCATCCAAATTTCTGTAGTAATACTCATCCCGCCGTTTGCAGCATTCACAAGACGTGCACATCCCGTTAGAGCAGGCCCTGCAGTGCAAAATGTGTTTGCAGTGATATATTGTAGCGAGGACATGAATGAAGCCATCCACGATAAGAAGACTTGTATAGTACTATATACTTGACCCGGTTTCATGTACTCCTAAATTCGAATCCGGCCGGAATTTTGCATCGAACCATAACTAATCGATGAAGAGGATTCGAGATGAATTAATTGGACAATGGGAAAAAgattgagagagagagatattTCTCCATGAATCGGCCGGAACATTGTAGCAAGGAAATTCACGAGAGATTTCTCCTGGCCCTTGTCCCCATGAGCTGTCTCGCGCACTGGTCTCGGCCTCCCGTCTACCAACTGACGTCCTGACGTGGTGACCAGCAGAAACCCCCCGATGCTCACCGGCACCGGCCACCCTGCCGGCGGCCGATTCTCCGGCGTGTCTCAGAGTTCCCTCGACCTCATCGGGAGCGCGCGCAGACACGGCGTGGCCACAGGAGACATCACCACAAGATGCATAGATGTACTACTACTTGCATTGACATTACTCATAGAATTATAGAAAGGGATGTTTGATGTTGAATCAAGAATCATGCCAAGACCGAAGGACGGTAAAATCATCTGGGCACTGTGTGCTGCGATTTGATTCTTACCTCTGTTCTCCTTCCAGGTGGCTTCCGCTAGTGTGGAGGTGGCGACGCTGAGCGGTGTGCGCTCCTCCATTGGTACTTTCGTAGCCGGGGAAAATTCCTAAACGACCGGGTCTGTTGCCTCGTCAAGTTAGTTAGATCCCTTTCAGTAGTTGCCACGTGCCTTCACTAGTCACAGATCGCCTCCGTCCACCCCGTGAGCCATCACCCTTTGCATCCACGTACGTCTCTTGAGACAAAATTCGGGGCCCTGTGCGAAACTATAAAATGGGGCCCTATCTCATTAAAAAAATTAACTAACAAGCAATTATAATGTATATATATCTCATAGAAAATTAGACAAACCGTCTAACTTACCTAGTATATGTTTTGTCTGGTTAAACTGATATACTCTGATCTTTAACTGAGAAGGCAAGAACCAATCTATAACGACCCAGCCAAAAGTTAATTAGAAAATTAGTAATTAGGAGTAGGAACCAAAGTACCTATTTTGAAGCGTGAAGCACCCGGAGTATGAAAACAACAGTGAGAGCATCCGGAGGATTAAACTGTCACGGTCGTCGATCGATCGGACTACCCCGCTTTCAATCGAGGAGCGGCCTGAGAATTGTCGCCGAATCACCAACGGATCCTATGTAGGCACTAGCAGCAGCAGGGCCGGGCAGATCCTCCGGTAGGCACTGGCGACAGATCCTCATGTACGCACTAGGGAGTAACCAAAGCGGCGAAGCCGAGTCGATGCAATCGCTGTTTTGCGATCCATGTAACTCCCGTCCCGATCCCCATTTTTTATGATGTTTTTTTTTCGGAGGCAATTATATTATGAGGTGCGACCATCAACCGACAAGAAAAGACGAGCAGTGATCTAGTTCTTTTTTTAGTCTAAACATGCTTACTTTATTCACTCAATAATCATAGGGATACAATCGATGTCTGGCGGATTTGAAAGCCACAGATGGCGCCCGGCTGCCTGGCGGGCGGCTCGAGTCGCGGACGCCAGCGGCCCAGCGCCCAGCGGCCTGCGGCCCAGCGAAACAGCTTTTGTTTGTTGATAAATATACATACCTATAAAAATTTGGGGCCCCTTAGATTTATGGGCCCTGTGCGGCCCGCACACTTAGTACAACTATGGGCCCGGCCCTGCTCTTGAGAACTGAGAAGTGACCCATCGATCTCATGCCAGCCATGGTTTCTGCTTCCTAGCATGCCGTGGATGGAGCAAATGGTTTCGATTATGCGTGCGTGTGCTTCTTCATGCCGGCCATGACCATGAGGATTAATTAATTACCAGTTGGTCCTCGATGGTTGTAGTTGTACGTACGTCAGCAGATCGAGGAGATAGCAGACGCATGCTTATGTCCATAACCATGAAGATTAAATATGGTCATACGATTGAGAAGGTGCAACATGCAACAATTTAAATGTTGGAGTTTAGACTCCACATAGATCGGATCGTAAACAACAAGAGAAAACCCAAGAAAAAAGAAAATCACAAACAAGCCCTTCTGGGTCCCTACAACTACCAAAACCACGCTCGCCCAAACCAGCCACCGTTGTCGCTGTAACATCTACCGGAGGTGAAGAAGGCGAGCAACCAGGCACATTGGATCCAAGAGAGTGCCATAGCAGTGAGAGCCAAGGCAAACGAACTGTGTTGCGGGCCTCAACAGGCGCCACCGAAGACGTCGACGGCGCACGTGCCGTTGTGGATAATCGACCGGGGATCCTTC includes:
- the LOC125532140 gene encoding putative B3 domain-containing protein Os08g0325100, producing the protein MCTSCECCKRRDEYYYRNLDDEKKYFLVLLIGDFRDEMIIPEELVRRFKRDILGEIKLETRNGDNHAIVVAKIEEKRIFTVGWRQFVANYDLQIGDLLMFRYKGNSQFNVIIFDKLGREKASSVVLDPFIPRVQDRGNEAHEIGSSEKMDVQCGRCNNWLEYHYANLDNENKYFLMLMMGDFQYEMVIPEGILQRFKGEFPREIKLETQNRRSNKIGVTENKLDICYNQKLVFSVGWGKFVETFGLQTGDTIVLIYNGNSQFSVIIFDKHGCEKALSVIVDPVPPPVQERRPYGTNIVKSSHFYPQPMQRQPFIIVNGLPVESPPIEGQWRAQLEMDKSCQGSRAAINTPPSESSGGSLSSEHGQGVRDVPVSSNIVKRKAKLSSSQKEQLRDGYITAHKTKLTLAQKDVVKQKVQSLESKISIFVAVMYKCNVESPFFLTFPNYYAQKYLGEEARMHLELLGVKWQVRFPNNRGDKKLKHGWKQFVQGNNLKMGDICLFELLSNQSTMVVYVIPANDANVD